A single genomic interval of Oceanispirochaeta sp. M1 harbors:
- a CDS encoding efflux RND transporter periplasmic adaptor subunit, giving the protein MNAEKRIIQMDEVAPKTSKEKKKRRLLLIIALLAVVAGIMAYIWYSAQPESMTVRDYESSLVRSGEFVSTTEASGTVLLPTQVEIVSPREGYAETLLITEGDQVGTEDILAVLYVPDLEDDLNDLSLSLEQAYIELESIENTYLFKIQSLERTITRLDADILEAESDVQTMKELAELKSSRQSDYEDAQDSLEALVEEREDSQSDLDEAVISKDIDLRKQQAAINLLQVDLAAVKEDIEECSIKSPIEGEVLSLNEDLAIKSSLIEQSDSLFVVADRTDVYIDFDVYEQYTSLLEVGGQMTVTIGTSTMNATITKIGKIATMDTDGLSAMISVRARPETELTLTPGASAVASITLEVQDDVLLLPRGSWLTTGNQKYVYLIDGDKAVKTKITLGEIQGNDVEILDGLTAGDEVITGSYQNYIDQSVISLKPLGLTK; this is encoded by the coding sequence ATGAATGCAGAAAAAAGAATTATCCAGATGGATGAGGTAGCACCGAAAACATCCAAAGAGAAGAAAAAACGCAGGTTACTGCTGATTATAGCATTGCTGGCAGTGGTTGCCGGAATCATGGCTTACATATGGTATTCAGCACAACCCGAGAGTATGACGGTCAGGGATTATGAAAGTTCACTTGTCCGTTCAGGAGAGTTTGTATCAACTACAGAAGCCAGCGGTACTGTTTTATTGCCTACACAGGTGGAGATAGTCAGTCCCCGTGAAGGTTATGCCGAGACACTGCTTATTACAGAGGGTGATCAGGTAGGCACAGAAGATATTCTGGCAGTGCTGTATGTTCCCGACCTGGAGGATGACCTTAATGATCTCAGCCTCAGTCTGGAACAGGCCTATATAGAACTGGAGAGTATTGAAAACACCTATCTGTTCAAGATTCAGAGTCTTGAACGAACAATAACACGCCTGGATGCGGACATTCTGGAGGCTGAATCAGATGTTCAGACCATGAAAGAGCTGGCTGAACTTAAAAGTTCTCGACAAAGCGATTATGAGGATGCCCAGGACAGTCTTGAAGCCCTTGTAGAGGAGAGAGAAGACAGCCAGTCAGACCTTGATGAAGCTGTCATTTCAAAAGATATCGATTTAAGAAAGCAGCAGGCAGCCATAAATCTTCTACAGGTTGATCTGGCCGCTGTGAAAGAAGATATAGAAGAGTGCAGCATTAAAAGTCCTATAGAGGGTGAGGTTCTCAGCCTGAACGAAGATCTTGCCATAAAGAGCAGTCTTATAGAGCAGTCTGATTCTCTCTTTGTGGTTGCAGACAGAACAGATGTTTACATCGATTTTGATGTATATGAACAGTACACATCCCTGTTGGAAGTGGGAGGGCAGATGACTGTCACCATCGGTACCAGCACCATGAATGCCACCATTACCAAAATCGGAAAGATTGCCACCATGGATACAGACGGTCTTTCGGCCATGATCTCTGTCAGAGCCCGCCCTGAAACCGAACTGACATTGACTCCCGGAGCCTCAGCAGTTGCATCCATAACTCTGGAAGTTCAGGATGATGTGCTTCTTTTACCCCGGGGCTCATGGCTTACCACAGGAAATCAGAAATATGTCTATCTCATTGACGGAGACAAGGCTGTCAAAACCAAAATCACCCTTGGTGAAATCCAGGGGAATGATGTGGAAATATTGGATGGTCTGACTGCGGGGGATGAAGTAATCACCGGCAGCTATCAGAACTATATAGACCAGTCAGTCATTTCATTGAAACCCTTAGGCCTGACGAAATAA
- a CDS encoding ABC transporter substrate-binding protein — MSLKKLWIVLLITVVAPFALFAAGGQEAAEEGGDVVISYHCWYPPEEILAPMIAEFEKLNPGIKVEVTKTEPDTHQQKVPVVLASKQKLDTMAVMNTDFVMQVEPYMADLEPLYSNAYGSDWEGKFQPSILTYSRGRTSGDLKMLPEGMNGSPVIYFNVEIFNELGLSIPETETDLMKTIATIKSKRPDLVPLAFRGKLPWLHTISAFGLYAQEEELWSFVRDDGKPYNSPEIVKMAQWWQSLYEKDIFAMDTLDIDNNSIGELFYGGNAAMMVHGAWMAGLLSEPYREKKNIGFEIGAFPYPAIKAGNTPTTAATPDMFFSVVNYSDHQEEAFKLMDFFIQGEGINLLAENFLIVPGKTDFVPNPELLTTDLARNSYKSIIDVLSNPQSALRQQDFLTTPFGKVLQNIALGGDVKESLDDFQKEIESGKFE, encoded by the coding sequence ATGTCATTGAAAAAATTATGGATAGTACTGCTTATCACAGTCGTTGCCCCTTTTGCTCTTTTTGCAGCAGGAGGCCAGGAAGCCGCTGAAGAAGGCGGAGATGTAGTAATCAGCTATCACTGCTGGTATCCACCCGAAGAAATCCTGGCTCCCATGATTGCAGAGTTTGAAAAACTCAATCCCGGCATCAAGGTAGAAGTTACAAAGACAGAACCCGACACACATCAGCAGAAAGTTCCTGTAGTTCTGGCTAGTAAACAGAAACTGGACACTATGGCAGTGATGAATACGGACTTTGTTATGCAGGTTGAACCCTACATGGCTGATCTTGAACCCCTATATTCCAATGCTTACGGATCTGACTGGGAAGGTAAATTCCAACCCAGCATCCTTACATACAGTAGAGGAAGAACTTCCGGTGACCTGAAAATGCTTCCTGAAGGTATGAACGGATCTCCTGTTATCTACTTCAACGTAGAGATTTTCAATGAACTAGGACTCTCCATACCTGAAACAGAAACTGATCTGATGAAAACTATTGCCACAATCAAGTCAAAACGTCCCGACCTTGTTCCTCTGGCATTCAGAGGGAAACTACCATGGCTCCACACTATTTCAGCCTTCGGTCTCTATGCACAGGAAGAAGAACTCTGGTCATTTGTCAGAGACGATGGAAAGCCCTATAACAGCCCTGAAATCGTAAAAATGGCACAGTGGTGGCAGAGTCTTTACGAGAAAGACATCTTTGCAATGGATACTCTTGATATAGACAACAACTCCATCGGCGAACTGTTCTATGGCGGAAATGCAGCCATGATGGTACACGGTGCTTGGATGGCCGGACTCCTGAGTGAGCCCTATAGAGAAAAGAAAAATATCGGTTTTGAAATCGGCGCCTTCCCCTACCCCGCGATCAAGGCAGGAAATACTCCTACAACAGCGGCTACACCTGATATGTTCTTCTCTGTTGTAAATTACTCTGATCATCAGGAAGAGGCATTTAAACTCATGGACTTTTTCATTCAGGGTGAAGGAATCAACCTTCTTGCAGAGAATTTCCTGATTGTCCCCGGAAAAACTGACTTTGTACCCAATCCTGAGCTTCTGACAACAGATCTTGCTCGTAACAGCTACAAGAGCATCATTGATGTTCTCAGTAATCCTCAATCTGCACTGAGACAGCAGGATTTCCTGACGACTCCCTTTGGCAAAGTATTACAGAATATTGCTCTGGGTGGAGATGTTAAAGAATCTCTGGATGATTTCCAGAAGGAAATTGAATCTGGAAAATTCGAATAG
- a CDS encoding response regulator transcription factor, translating to MPRILIIEDEPGVQMTLEDRLQAEGYTTEVRGDGISGQKEAETGNYDLMILDIMLPGRDGFAVCQNLRNKDINTPVLMLTARNTNLDSIMGLRQGADDYMAKPFDMGLLLARIEALLRRSALTAQSSGNSETFFRFGEFSFDLKKGNLMMGDLLIHLHAKEFRLLEYLVKHSGELLSRDKILDEVWGYESETTTRTVDVHIAKLRQKLNESDLPRHIMTVRGQGYRFST from the coding sequence ATGCCCCGCATACTGATAATTGAAGACGAACCAGGTGTTCAGATGACTCTTGAAGACAGGCTTCAGGCCGAAGGCTATACAACGGAAGTCAGAGGAGATGGAATATCCGGACAGAAGGAAGCCGAAACAGGAAATTATGATCTTATGATTCTCGATATAATGCTCCCCGGAAGAGACGGTTTTGCGGTCTGTCAGAATCTTCGTAACAAGGATATTAATACGCCTGTTCTGATGCTGACTGCCCGCAACACCAATCTGGACAGTATCATGGGGCTCAGGCAGGGAGCCGACGACTATATGGCGAAACCCTTTGATATGGGGCTCCTCCTGGCAAGAATCGAAGCCCTCCTCAGACGAAGTGCTCTAACAGCGCAGAGTTCAGGAAATTCTGAGACCTTTTTTAGATTTGGAGAGTTCTCTTTTGATCTGAAAAAAGGAAACCTTATGATGGGAGACCTGCTTATCCACCTCCATGCAAAAGAATTCCGACTTCTTGAATATCTTGTTAAGCACAGCGGTGAATTGCTGAGCCGGGATAAAATTCTGGATGAGGTATGGGGATACGAGAGTGAAACCACCACCCGTACAGTTGATGTTCATATCGCCAAACTCCGGCAAAAGCTGAATGAGTCTGATCTTCCAAGGCATATAATGACAGTCAGGGGACAGGGATATAGATTTAGCACCTGA
- a CDS encoding rhodanese-like domain-containing protein — translation MNNTTVIILIAAFFILRFLYPKLSGQLSYKGLKELLESDMPPVILDVRTPSEFKSGHIEGAKNVPHDKLPKGLGKKMAAKDSTIVVYCQSGSRSGAASRTLKAAGYSNVQNFGGISRWKETLSS, via the coding sequence ATGAATAATACAACTGTAATAATACTTATCGCCGCATTTTTTATCCTGAGATTTCTATACCCGAAACTCAGTGGACAATTATCATACAAAGGTTTAAAAGAACTTCTTGAGTCCGACATGCCTCCTGTGATACTCGACGTAAGAACTCCCTCAGAGTTCAAGTCCGGACATATTGAAGGTGCAAAAAATGTACCCCATGACAAACTTCCCAAGGGTCTTGGTAAAAAGATGGCAGCTAAAGACAGCACGATTGTTGTGTACTGCCAGAGCGGCAGCCGCTCGGGAGCAGCATCAAGAACCTTGAAAGCCGCCGGGTACAGCAACGTACAGAATTTTGGCGGCATTTCAAGGTGGAAAGAGACTCTAAGCAGCTAG
- a CDS encoding ABC transporter ATP-binding protein, with protein sequence MIRLTNINKQYDLGDTQVSALKDVSLTIDRGEYIAIMGPSGSGKSTLMHILGILDSITSGQYFLEDYDISSLPDREQARIRNQHFGFIFQSFNLFPELSALENVMLPMGYAGVPWLQRKTRAQDLLAEVGLDHRMNHLPTMMSGGEQQRVAIARSLSNDPDLILADEPTGNLPTDKGEEIMQILEGFNKKGVTIVMVTHNPSQGERAGRVISLKDGVLQGEPVREEVRA encoded by the coding sequence ATGATCAGATTAACAAATATCAATAAACAGTATGACCTGGGAGATACTCAGGTAAGTGCCCTGAAGGATGTATCCCTTACAATCGACAGAGGTGAATATATCGCCATTATGGGTCCTTCGGGTTCCGGTAAATCCACTCTGATGCATATCCTCGGAATCCTGGACAGCATCACTTCAGGACAGTATTTCCTGGAAGATTATGATATCAGTTCACTTCCCGACAGGGAGCAGGCAAGAATCAGAAACCAGCATTTCGGTTTCATCTTTCAGAGTTTCAACCTCTTTCCAGAGCTCAGTGCTCTTGAAAATGTGATGCTTCCCATGGGCTATGCCGGTGTGCCCTGGCTGCAGAGAAAAACCCGAGCCCAGGATCTTCTGGCCGAAGTAGGGCTTGATCATAGGATGAACCATCTTCCCACCATGATGAGCGGTGGTGAGCAGCAGAGAGTTGCCATAGCTCGCTCTCTCTCCAACGATCCTGATCTGATTCTGGCGGATGAGCCCACAGGTAACCTCCCTACTGATAAGGGTGAGGAGATTATGCAGATTCTGGAAGGTTTTAACAAAAAAGGTGTGACCATAGTAATGGTTACCCACAACCCCAGTCAGGGTGAACGAGCCGGCAGGGTCATCAGTCTGAAAGATGGTGTTCTCCAGGGTGAACCCGTAAGGGAGGAAGTTCGTGCATAA
- a CDS encoding cell wall metabolism sensor histidine kinase WalK encodes MSKYRTSIMTLCLLTILGSILTTRFFNRELSKEVGRERQRLESVVFRTYIREYQRISILIQSVQQIQNESEEGLKNSLELLLQGYGENGQIPHLIKSAAYSMNNQISIVIEESETVVSWQDLELLPEYAQMDQPLKEDQVQIKSGEEDKSSYLYYGLPNLPNLPDQPDQKNILLIFELNKDGIDQYYANPALKEALEQYTLEWVSLDKEEFRETIKSREDGKYPFKPLQILTGWDHDEDMRLIIPLPDGLNSHRPFIPGEKPDSMPEAEEDDDGRFKGVRSFFPLDLDTAPFRYSGNVLIISSEGAPYYSNLEKRTALNWLMSQLILLGIGLVFLILIIQLRRTKEIRSREKEFVASMTHELRTPITVIQSAADNLSKGIVSEEKVVRYGQMMKDQTERLSNMIEEILLFSSLEGKSVTNSAPVEMDILILLEEMKGKFSAMADEKQTTLHWDYEGLPSRLYGYPSELKLILSNLVSNALNHASGIRVCIRHLVSGKLRISVEDSGPGIAGSEQKKIFDPFYRSLISREQQTRGSGLGLFIALKKTKLINGSLILESPYKKINGEKISGCRFTLEIPCKVISEEKEGEI; translated from the coding sequence ATGTCCAAATATAGAACATCAATTATGACTCTCTGCCTTCTTACGATCCTGGGAAGCATCCTTACAACCCGTTTCTTCAACAGGGAACTGTCAAAAGAGGTAGGGAGAGAGCGCCAGAGACTGGAATCTGTGGTTTTCAGAACATATATAAGAGAATATCAGAGGATCAGTATTCTGATTCAATCCGTACAGCAGATTCAGAATGAGAGTGAGGAGGGGTTGAAGAACTCCCTTGAGCTCCTGCTGCAGGGATACGGAGAGAATGGACAGATTCCTCATTTAATTAAAAGCGCAGCCTACAGTATGAATAATCAGATATCTATTGTAATTGAAGAATCAGAAACCGTAGTTTCATGGCAGGATCTTGAACTACTGCCCGAATATGCACAGATGGATCAACCCCTTAAAGAGGATCAGGTTCAGATAAAAAGTGGAGAGGAAGACAAATCCAGCTACCTCTATTACGGCCTGCCGAATCTGCCGAATCTGCCGGATCAGCCGGATCAGAAAAACATCCTCTTAATTTTCGAGCTTAATAAGGATGGAATTGATCAATACTATGCAAACCCGGCCCTGAAAGAAGCATTGGAACAGTACACCCTTGAATGGGTGAGTCTGGATAAAGAAGAATTCAGGGAAACTATAAAAAGCAGAGAGGATGGGAAATACCCGTTTAAACCGCTTCAGATTCTGACAGGCTGGGATCATGATGAGGATATGAGATTGATTATCCCCCTGCCTGATGGACTGAACAGCCACCGTCCATTTATTCCAGGAGAAAAACCAGACAGCATGCCGGAAGCCGAAGAGGATGACGACGGCCGATTCAAAGGAGTTAGAAGTTTTTTCCCTCTGGATTTGGATACGGCTCCCTTTCGCTACAGCGGGAATGTTCTGATAATCAGTTCTGAAGGTGCCCCCTACTACAGTAATCTGGAAAAAAGGACAGCCCTCAACTGGCTTATGTCCCAGCTGATTCTCCTTGGTATTGGTCTGGTCTTCCTCATCCTGATCATACAGCTCAGGCGGACAAAGGAGATTCGCAGCAGAGAGAAAGAATTTGTTGCCTCAATGACCCACGAACTGAGAACTCCTATCACAGTCATTCAGTCGGCAGCAGATAATCTGTCCAAAGGAATTGTCTCAGAAGAAAAAGTGGTTCGCTATGGCCAGATGATGAAAGATCAGACAGAACGTTTAAGCAATATGATTGAGGAAATTCTCCTCTTTTCCAGTCTTGAAGGAAAGAGTGTTACTAACAGTGCTCCCGTCGAGATGGATATTTTGATTCTATTGGAAGAGATGAAAGGAAAATTTTCTGCAATGGCAGATGAAAAGCAGACAACTCTGCACTGGGATTACGAAGGACTCCCCTCCCGCCTCTACGGTTACCCATCTGAGCTAAAACTCATCCTTTCCAATCTTGTCAGTAATGCCCTTAATCATGCCTCGGGAATCAGAGTTTGTATTAGACATCTGGTCTCCGGCAAACTGAGAATAAGTGTTGAGGATTCAGGCCCCGGCATAGCCGGTTCTGAACAGAAGAAGATCTTTGATCCCTTCTACCGAAGCCTCATCAGCAGAGAACAGCAGACCAGGGGCAGTGGACTGGGGCTGTTTATTGCCCTTAAAAAGACGAAACTCATTAATGGAAGTCTTATACTTGAGAGTCCATATAAAAAAATAAACGGAGAGAAGATCAGCGGCTGCCGCTTTACCCTGGAAATCCCCTGTAAGGTCATATCTGAAGAAAAAGAAGGAGAAATCTGA
- a CDS encoding epoxyqueuosine reductase, with protein MDFLLEKQIADLIQNCVLRKDPDQKIWRETRTGFAMIHDRPFEKLRTWVRQDHLMPEDMLPGAESVVTFFLPFTQEISCSNNEGVPASRTWGEAYLQTNDLIREINDEITYLLEVGGFNCVQLPATHNFDKESLTSRWSHRHIAYLSGLGTFGKNNLLITRSGCSGRLGSLITDAPLSSSPLPKQEFCIEKRGKKCGVCVGRCAKRALTKENYDRHSCYEQCLDNAENLGTEHLMDVCGKCLTKLPCTFTVPA; from the coding sequence ATGGATTTTTTACTCGAAAAACAGATTGCAGATCTGATTCAAAACTGTGTACTCCGCAAAGATCCCGATCAAAAAATCTGGAGAGAAACTAGAACTGGTTTTGCAATGATCCATGACCGTCCCTTTGAAAAGCTTAGAACCTGGGTCAGGCAGGACCATCTTATGCCCGAGGATATGCTTCCTGGTGCCGAATCAGTAGTGACATTCTTTCTACCCTTTACCCAAGAGATAAGCTGTTCAAACAATGAGGGAGTTCCCGCATCCCGGACATGGGGCGAGGCTTACCTCCAGACCAATGATCTGATCAGGGAAATAAATGATGAAATTACATATCTTCTGGAAGTAGGTGGATTCAACTGTGTCCAGCTGCCGGCAACCCATAATTTTGACAAAGAGAGTCTCACCAGCCGATGGTCACACAGGCATATTGCATATCTCAGCGGCCTGGGAACCTTTGGTAAAAACAATCTCCTCATAACCAGGTCTGGATGCAGCGGAAGACTGGGAAGTCTTATTACAGATGCACCCTTAAGTTCCTCTCCCCTCCCGAAACAGGAATTCTGTATTGAAAAAAGGGGAAAAAAGTGCGGAGTATGCGTTGGTCGCTGTGCCAAAAGAGCCCTGACAAAAGAAAACTATGACCGCCACAGCTGTTATGAACAGTGCCTTGATAATGCGGAGAATCTTGGAACCGAACATCTGATGGATGTATGCGGCAAATGTCTTACAAAGCTGCCCTGCACTTTCACTGTGCCTGCCTGA